GCGGACCGCGTGCGCTTCGGAACCGGTGGTGCGGATCGGAGAGCTGCTCGGCATCCCGGCCCGTTTTTCGTGACCGCAGGGCCACGTTATTCGCGTCCGTCGCCGCGGTGATTAGTTCGAGACCGAGTCGAGCAGCTCGCCCACCGTGTGCGCGCTCTCGAGAGGGTGCCGCAGCGGCCGGTCGCGCAGGATGCGGTACGTGTTCCGCCGTCCGTCGCGGAATTTTTCGAGGTAGCCGGCATCGACCAGCTCGCCGAGGATGCGCACGACCGCCCGCTCGGTGATGCCGACCTGCTCGGCGATGTCGCGCACGCGCAGGGATTCGTCGTCGGAGAGGCACACGAGCACGTGTGCGTGATTGGTGAGAAACGTCCACTCCGACACCCCTCCACTGTAGGCGCGGGATGCACGCATCGTGGCGATTCTTTACGCGTCAGTCTTTACATGTAACAGATTGCCTGTATTGTGTGACGCGATAGGAGGTTCACGCATGGTTCCCGATCTCAGCCTTACTGAGCTGGTGCGGCTTGATGCCGTCACACTGCTGCTGCTCGCGCTCGTTCTCCTCGTCGCCCTCGCGGTGCTGCCCTACGCGCACCGCAGCCTGCGCGGAGACCGCCACGGCACATCCGTCACGGCGGCCCTCGCGCTCGTCTTCGTCGCGTCCGCCGCGCTCGTCGTGCTCGCCCCGCTGCCCGCCCAGGCGATCGCGTGGAGCACGGCGACCCTCGGCGTGATTGCCGCGCTCGGTCTCGGCGGGGGAGCGTCGGCTACCCGGCGCCCCGCTACTTGGCTGATCGCCTCCGACGTGCTCGTCTGGGCCGCCGTCATCGTGGGGCCCGGCACCGCCGCCGCCATCCTTCTGGTGGGAGCGGCCATCATCCGCGCCGCCGGGGTTCCCGCCCACGGCTGGCTGCTCGATGCTCTACGCGCGCCGACGCCCGTGAGTGCAGCACTGCACGGCGGTGTCGTGAACGGCGGCGCGATCCTGCTGATCCTGCAACTGCCGGCCATGAACGCCGGCGCCGCGCCGCTCATCGTCGCGGCCGCCTTCGGGGCGCTCGCCATCGTCGTCGGTGGTGCCGGCCTTGCCGCCCGCCCCGACATCAAGGGCAAGCTCGTGCTGTCGACGGTGGCGCAGCTCGGCTTCACGCTGCTCTGCATCGGGCTGGGCTTAACGGTCGCGGCGCTGCTGCACCTCGTCGCACACGGCTGGTACAAGTCGTCCCGCTTCCTGTCCTCCGGTGACGGCGTCGACCGGCGTGCCCGCGAGCGCCGCGCTCCTGCCGCCCACCGTCGAGTCCTGCCGCGCGCGGGCGCCCCGCTCGGCGCAACCGTCGCCGCGGTCGCTGTCGTCGCCGGCGTGCTGGTCGCCTACCCCGGCGCGGTATCGCTCGGCGGCGCGGTCATCACCCTCATGATCGGTCTCGCCTTCGCCACCGCGGCTGGCCGGCTCGTCGCCCACGCGGTCACGACCGGTGAGGCGCTCACGCGACTCGCCGCCTCTGCCGCCCTGTCGTTCGCCGCCGCTCTCGCCCTCGGCTCACTCACCCGGATGCTCGGCCCCGCCCTCGGCGCACCCCTCGCCACCCCGGCGGCATCCGTCGCGCTCGCCCTCGCCGCCGCCCTTGCGGTTCTTCTGCTGGCCGTCCTCCGACGGACGGCAGCGGGGGCGTCTTTCGAGCGCGCCGCTCTCGCGGCGGCGCTCGCCCTGGGTGCGGCACCGAGGACGCGACTCGCTCAGAGCCGCACGCGTGCCACAACGACAGCACCCTCCATATCGTCCGCAACCCAGCCCACCACCCACCGCCAGGAGGTCGCCGCGTGACCACGTCCACTCCCGCACCCCGTGACGGCGCCGTGCTCAGCGCTCCGGCCGCCGTGACGGGCCCCAGCGCCGCCGACCTGCAGCGCGTGCGCGCCTTCGCCGACGTCGCCCTCGACGTGATCGGCGACTACTACGGCCTCGACGCCGCAGTCGCCGTCAACCCGCTGCTGCCCCGGCTCGCCGCCGGCTTCGGGGTCGCGGCGACGGAGGGGGCGGCCGCGGTCGGTGCCGCCGGCTCAATCGGCGAGGCAGGCTTTCGACAGCTGC
The sequence above is a segment of the Microcella alkaliphila genome. Coding sequences within it:
- a CDS encoding helix-turn-helix transcriptional regulator codes for the protein MRASRAYSGGVSEWTFLTNHAHVLVCLSDDESLRVRDIAEQVGITERAVVRILGELVDAGYLEKFRDGRRNTYRILRDRPLRHPLESAHTVGELLDSVSN
- a CDS encoding proton-conducting transporter membrane subunit, translated to MVPDLSLTELVRLDAVTLLLLALVLLVALAVLPYAHRSLRGDRHGTSVTAALALVFVASAALVVLAPLPAQAIAWSTATLGVIAALGLGGGASATRRPATWLIASDVLVWAAVIVGPGTAAAILLVGAAIIRAAGVPAHGWLLDALRAPTPVSAALHGGVVNGGAILLILQLPAMNAGAAPLIVAAAFGALAIVVGGAGLAARPDIKGKLVLSTVAQLGFTLLCIGLGLTVAALLHLVAHGWYKSSRFLSSGDGVDRRARERRAPAAHRRVLPRAGAPLGATVAAVAVVAGVLVAYPGAVSLGGAVITLMIGLAFATAAGRLVAHAVTTGEALTRLAASAALSFAAALALGSLTRMLGPALGAPLATPAASVALALAAALAVLLLAVLRRTAAGASFERAALAAALALGAAPRTRLAQSRTRATTTAPSISSATQPTTHRQEVAA